In Zea mays cultivar B73 chromosome 7, Zm-B73-REFERENCE-NAM-5.0, whole genome shotgun sequence, the following proteins share a genomic window:
- the LOC103633109 gene encoding uncharacterized protein — protein MDRRPPLAVSPRRLRPRPPLVPASTVQTPAGSKKQAAVPMRASVCAIPSPVRASISALPSLVRGEPNPMRARVTSALQPPTHVVAASSSPPAREAGEKENFLPAAAPPPTPPAARSGFEEENLLPAGADAHDELVALNLAAIARAAGTPDGGPLFVRGRLYDAYSARRNERLKRKQGFPYYYYSDEFASTYSVEPEAMAKDPCVAVELSKRRVAKKAYTATSGGGESVRRSMPAVDFAARRGGGLGPRSSLRSSKEMKKASAASGVKERRVNPRSLLCRF, from the exons ATGGACCGCCGTCCGCCGCTCGCTGTCTCCCCGCGCCGCCTCCGCCCGCGTCCGCCCCTCGTGCCGGCCTCCACCGTGCAAACGCCTGCAG GATCGAAGAAGCAGGCGGCGGTCCCGATGCGCGCGTCCGTCTGCGCGATCCCTTCGCCGGTGCGCGCTTCAATCTCCGCCCTCCCGTCGCTGGTCCGCGGCGAACCAAACCCGATGCGCGCGCGCGTGACCTCCGCGCTCCAGCCCCCGACGCACGTCGTGGCCGCGTCGTCGTCGCCCCCAGCGAGGGAGGCGGGCGAGAAGGAGAACTTCCTTCCCGCCGCGGCGCCACCGCCGACGCCCCCGGCAGctaggtcgggtttcgaggaggaGAACCTCCTCCCGGCCGGCGCGGACGCCCACGACGAGCTAGTGGCGCTGAACCTCGCGGCGATCGCCAGGGCAGCGGGCACGCCGGACGGCggcccgctcttcgtgcgcggcaggCTGTACGACGCCTACTCGGCGCGCCGCAACGAGCGGCTCAAGCGCAAGCAGGGCttcccctactactactactctgATGAGTTTGCGTCCACGTACTCGGTAGAACCTGAGGCGATGGCGAAGGACCCCTGTGTCGCCGTCGAGCTGTCCAAGCGCCGCGTCGCCAAGAAGGCCTACACCGCCACGAGCGGCGGCGGCGAGTCCGTGAGGAGGTCTATGCCAGCCGTCGACTTTGCGGCCCGCCGCGGAGGGGGCCTGGGGCCGAGGTCCTCTCTCAGGAGCAGCAAGGAGATGAAGAAGGCTTCCGCTGCGTCGGGCGTCAAGGAGAGGAGGGTGAACCCCAGGTCGCTACTTTGCCGGTTCTGA